A single window of Mycolicibacterium aurum DNA harbors:
- a CDS encoding dTMP kinase: MLIVIEGVDGAGKRTLTEGLRAAFEADGRSVATLAFPRYGVSIPADVAAEALHGKHGDLAESVYAMAMLFAMDRAGAREEIEHLTAAHSVVILDRYVASNAAYSAARLHQGVDGDVVAWVRDLEYGRLGLPVPNWQVLLDVPTELAAQRAVNRAAEEVDRARDAYERDDGLQRRTSAVYAALAAAQWGGPWAVVPPDVDPAELAGRLGQS; the protein is encoded by the coding sequence GTGCTCATCGTGATCGAGGGAGTGGACGGCGCGGGGAAACGGACGCTGACCGAGGGGCTGCGCGCCGCGTTCGAGGCCGACGGTCGCTCCGTCGCGACACTGGCATTCCCCCGCTACGGGGTGTCGATTCCCGCGGACGTCGCCGCCGAAGCGCTGCACGGCAAGCACGGCGATCTCGCCGAATCGGTGTACGCGATGGCGATGTTGTTCGCGATGGACCGGGCCGGTGCGCGCGAGGAGATCGAGCACCTGACGGCGGCCCACTCCGTGGTCATCCTCGACCGCTACGTCGCGTCCAACGCCGCCTACAGCGCGGCACGTCTGCATCAGGGAGTCGACGGCGACGTCGTCGCCTGGGTGCGCGACCTCGAGTACGGGCGGCTCGGCCTGCCGGTCCCGAATTGGCAGGTGCTACTTGATGTTCCGACGGAACTGGCGGCCCAGCGCGCAGTGAACCGGGCGGCTGAGGAGGTCGACCGCGCCCGGGACGCCTACGAGCGCGACGACGGCCTGCAGCGCCGCACCAGTGCCGTCTACGCGGCGCTCGCCGCGGCGCAGTGGGGCGGGCCGTGGGCGGTCGTGCCACCCGACGTCGATCCGGCCGAACTCGCGGGCCGACTGGGGCAGTCTTGA
- the mtrA gene encoding two-component system response regulator MtrA, with the protein MDTMRQRILVVDDDPSLAEMLTIVLRGEGFDTAVIGDGTQALTAVRELRPDLVLLDLMLPGMNGIDVCRVLRADSGVPIVMLTAKTDTVDVVLGLESGADDYVMKPFKPKELVARVRARLRRNEDEPAELLSIADVDIDVPAHKVTRQGEQISLTPLEFDLLVALARKPRQVFTRDVLLEQVWGYRHPADTRLVNVHVQRLRAKVEKDPENPQVVLTVRGVGYKAGPP; encoded by the coding sequence ATGGACACCATGAGGCAAAGGATCCTGGTAGTCGACGACGACCCTTCGCTCGCCGAGATGCTGACCATCGTGCTGCGGGGCGAGGGTTTCGACACCGCAGTCATCGGTGACGGCACCCAGGCGCTGACCGCGGTGCGTGAGCTGCGGCCCGACCTGGTGCTGCTGGACCTGATGCTGCCCGGCATGAACGGCATCGACGTATGCCGCGTACTGCGGGCGGACTCCGGCGTGCCGATCGTCATGCTCACCGCCAAGACCGACACCGTGGACGTGGTGCTCGGCCTGGAGTCGGGCGCCGACGACTACGTGATGAAGCCGTTCAAGCCCAAGGAGCTGGTGGCCCGCGTGCGCGCCCGGCTGCGGCGCAACGAGGACGAGCCCGCCGAACTGCTGTCCATCGCCGACGTCGACATCGACGTCCCCGCCCATAAAGTCACCCGGCAGGGCGAGCAGATTTCGCTGACACCGCTGGAGTTCGACCTGCTGGTGGCGCTGGCACGCAAACCGCGCCAGGTGTTTACTCGTGATGTGCTGCTCGAACAGGTGTGGGGTTACCGCCATCCCGCCGACACCCGTTTGGTGAACGTCCATGTCCAGCGTCTGCGGGCCAAGGTTGAGAAGGACCCGGAGAATCCGCAGGTGGTGCTGACCGTTCGAGGAGTGGGATACAAGGCCGGACCTCCGTGA